From the Polaribacter huanghezhanensis genome, the window TGAAATTTTTCTCCAGCAGCTAAAGGTTTTGCTAAATTGATACGCATCATTGTTTGGTTGATGGTGTATGATAAATCACTTCCATCTACATTTGTTACGCTTGTAATTTTAAATCCTCCATCAAAAGGTTTGTCTTCAAATGTTTTTTGATACCCGTCTTTAGAGATTCCTTTGGGAATTCTGTTTGGTTGAATGTCTGGAGTTTTAGAATCTGCAGCACGCATATTTTGGTCTAATTGTAACCATAAATACGGCAATTCGTCTTCTGAATTGTTGTGATATGTAATTGTTTCACTTCCAGTTATTGTTTCTTTATCGTCGTCTAAATAGATATTCATAGCATAATCAACTTTTTGTTGGGTATACTTTTTTCCTGGTGCTCCAGAAGCGGTTCTTTGACTTGTAGGTGTTGCTAAAACATCTTTAAGTTGTTTAAATTTGTTCTGATTTGTGTGTCCTTGTTGGGTTTCCTTTTGTTGTGCAAAAGATGAAACCGCAACAAATACTAGTGAGAGAACTAGTAAGCCGATTTTTTTCATACTATTGAGTTTAGTTAAATTAGTGATTTATGTTAATATTTTAAGATTCCAGTTTGTTCTTTTTTAGTAAGTAAAACGCTTTTGTACTTTTTATTTACTTTAGACTTTACAAGATTTTGTTGTTCCGGAAAATGTTCTAATAAGATAGTATTATTAATTTCTATGTCTTTTAAAGTTGGAACATTTTTAATTTCTAAATAGAAAAAAACAACATCGCCATCGTACTCTTTTCCTATGTATTTATAATTATAAGCTTTACCATTGATTTTGAATTTTACATTTTTTTGTAAATACTCAAAAAAGTATTTGTCAGAATCTGCTGGTTCATTTTTAGTATCTAACTCAAATCTTTTATTGTAAATTTTATCGAATGCAGTTTCTAAATCATCAATAAAGACATTGATAATTACTTCAACAGATTTATTTTTAGTATTGTACTCGATTTGAGTTAAACTCAAATAATATTTATGTGCTGTAAAAGCAAAAAGAGGAATTATAAATAGTGTTAGTAGTAACTTCTTTGTTCTCATTAGGTAGTAATTGTATGTAAATTTGAACAAATAAACTTTGTTATACAAATTATTCTCTTTTTTCTAAAAGAAGTAGGTAGGATTTACTTTCTTTTAACAAAATTTTAAGAATTTCGAGCTGCTTTTTGTTTTTATACAATTCTTCTATCCCTAACGGATTGCAATATGCTATGAAATGATAGTAGTTTTGTTTCGGGATTTTTAATTGAACAAAAAAGAAATGCTCGTCAAACAGGTTTTTAAGTTTTTCAGGAAATTGTTCTTTAAAGTTTATTTTTTTCCTGTTTGCTCTTTTCTTTATTGATGATTTGTCTGGAATGGCAACACTTAAAATAGTTGTTGCAACATTTTTCATAGTTGGATCTGTAAGGTAAGTAGCATCTCCTTTTTCTTTTATTTTTTTTGCTTGTTTTATAGCATTATCATAGGCGGTAAAATCCATTTTTGAAAAATCGTAAAAGGCTTTATCTATTTTTGGAATCGTATCTTTTGGCTTATCAATTCTATCAAAACGTAAAAAACCGGTCATCTTTTTTTTAATTTCAACTTCATCTAATA encodes:
- a CDS encoding DUF6702 family protein, coding for MRTKKLLLTLFIIPLFAFTAHKYYLSLTQIEYNTKNKSVEVIINVFIDDLETAFDKIYNKRFELDTKNEPADSDKYFFEYLQKNVKFKINGKAYNYKYIGKEYDGDVVFFYLEIKNVPTLKDIEINNTILLEHFPEQQNLVKSKVNKKYKSVLLTKKEQTGILKY